The [Chlorobium] sp. 445 genome contains a region encoding:
- a CDS encoding TldD protein: DQQRYNFQFGGQLFFEIKNGKIVGMLKDVAYQANTQEFWNSCVAICDERDYRLGGAFNDGKGQPPQSNAVSHGSSTVLIKNVNVINTARNI; encoded by the coding sequence GACCAGCAGCGGTATAATTTTCAATTTGGTGGGCAGTTATTTTTTGAGATTAAGAACGGCAAAATTGTCGGCATGCTCAAAGATGTGGCGTATCAGGCAAACACACAAGAATTTTGGAATTCATGTGTTGCAATTTGCGATGAGCGTGATTATCGTCTGGGCGGTGCCTTCAATGATGGCAAAGGTCAACCGCCGCAGAGCAACGCTGTCTCGCATGGTTCTTCCACCGTACTTATTAAAAATGTGAATGTGATTAACACCGCGCGCAACATTTAA